ttctaattttatttttagttgtcgttaatgattttatttatttaattacacagATGGTTATccaattatttaattagatgcttgcataaactttttaatttacacttataattttttttatataaaaacatacatTGAAAAATCTTGCATATCTAATtgttttattgagaaaaaaaatatatgatctaCAGTAGAACACAACTTGAATAGCtactttcaaaaaacaaaactaaagggGGAAGGGAAATTATTGTAACccaaaacactattcattgtAATAATGTAATTACTAAATTGCTCATTTGCCATTAAACCTTTGATCTAGGCATTAGGGTCAAGATGATCATTTCACCATGACACAACTGTcttttgcaaattatatgaGATTAGAttgatcattttgttttttgttgcacAGTGAAATTGCTAATTTaaccctaaaagaaaaaaaaatataatgcttATTACTCAAGGGAGTTTTggtcttcttaattttttttcttaatagtgtatttaatttgatgtacttaaagaaaaaaaatcaatataactcTCTCATAAGggctttttttcttgtcattttgcattgattttattgtaaatttaaaagttacTTAAGAGCATTATTGTAATtgacatatattaaatattattttaaaaaaacttggtgGCATGTGTGTAGCATGCACCTACATGTGAATGACCCCTACACTGTTCGGACAACACTTTTAGGGCCATCCAGCCACCAAACATTGCCTTTTGGGGTGGCGTTTGAAAGCTTTCAACACCCCCCGCATGATGGGGCGCCATGTGTAGCAGAAGTGCCTCTGGTTTGGCACCAatgaccttttctttcttcccctccttgtctctcttttcttctcaaaAATAACATCAGCCCTTTCGAAATTTCAAATAAGCCTCTTCACATTTGGTCCTAATCCTTTTTATTgccattttttctaattttgaataagacatgaaattacaaaatgcttttcaatttcacccccttttattttttgatctttCGAAATTGGTCCccattgtttttatttccaGGTCAAGGGTTTCACgagttataaattttagagGTTTGACCGAGTTTAGGAAGTTTTCTCAGGTtgacttgtttttctttttctttttttaaagctaatattatttttttatttttttaccctttttgcTTTATTGCTTTTTACAAATTGTCTTCTATGACATTAGTCTCAggcttatgacttgagtcaccAGTTTTCAAAGGTTAATGtgggttgatttttcttttgtcattttgttagattgatttatttcaattgtatttttcaacatttaatttatttgaaattggtcTTCctacctttgtttttttttttttattgggttatcacGATCTTGTGCTTATGGTTGTAGGGTTTGCGGGTTAACATGAGTTGAcccatattgttttttgttgcaTGAGATTAGTTTGGGTTCATGGCCAGGGTCATTGGTTTAAAGTTTGATGTGCATTGaccttttttgggttttttttaaattaatttatttcaatttattattcaatatttgatttattgaaaattaatctttgtacttttctcttctttaatttctattgGTTTAACCCGATCCTATGCTTATGGTTACGAGATTTACGGGTTAACTCATTTTTTTccattgtctttttaaattaaattttttttgtcctttaacaTTAAGTTCTTCGATGATTGATCTTCACCTTGGTATCATGATTGGGTTAGAGATTTTGCATCTTGACTTGAATGGGCTTGAATCgagattttttgatatttttttaattatattttttttaattttcatctttcaacattttatttgctagagattgagattcattttttttcttttcattttcatttttatttttataaagttattatgttctcatttgatttaataGGAATTGGTCTtcgaaatttttttcttgtgtttctttttatgatattatctcaattttatgttcATGATCACGAAGTTTGCAAATTAACCGGgtttaacctattttttaaaaaaaaattagtttcacCCCGCAACATCGAGTTGTTTCGTATTCCGAGTATGCTTAGAGcgagttcattttattttattttgttgttatttttttacaatttatttattattgttatatatatattttttttacaatcagAAATAGTTTGATATACTTgagtgataaaattaaattatgggGTATAATTGTtgaacttcaaaattatttctaGATAGTATTTGCCACCCTAAATTATTAGATACCGTACTTTCTTTcacataaaatatgaaaactacCATCATAACTATAAGTATTTATAGGTTTCATTATCATTATAAGTCTACGAGTCTCATACTTATGTAAAAAGAGAAATAGTGTACAAAATCCATGCATAAAAActattatgatttaaaaataaagttccgatttattatttatcctttatatatatatatatatatatatataaacatttaatttgttttcttatactTAAATATCTACACTTAAAGTTGAAATGTGCCCTTGACATTTGACAATATACTCTATACTCCCTACAAGGATATATAAGCATGCAAAAACCTCCCCCAAAAATCCTAGTGAAAAGAAATgccctctccctctcccactcacttcttctccttcctctttCCCTCTTGACAAATTTCAATGGCCTTTCAATCCGATCACCAAACCCCACAGTCCATAAACTCACAAACCCTATACTACAAATCCCTCACTTCACTTTCCCTCCAAATCCCTCCAACCCCATCATCCTTCCTCCCTCTCCCTCCTTCTCTCCCTCCTTCAAAACTCATCCCCAAAACCCGTTTCCTCATCGACGGATTCCGCTTTTCCTCCCCTTCCATTACTGCCTACTTCCtctcccacttccattctgaCCATTACACTGGTCTTTCCTCTCATTGGTCTCAAGGTATCATTTTTTGTTCCCCAATCACTACCTCTCTTGTTACTAGTATCCTTAATGTCCCTGAATGTTTTGTCTTTTCGCTTCCTCTGAATCGTGCTGTTGATATTGATGGTGTTGAAGTTAGTTTAGTTGATGCTAATCACTGTCCTGGCGCTGTTCAGTTCTTGTTGAAAGTGCCCATTTGTAAgaatttagataattttgagtTGTATGTTCATACTGGTGATTTTAGGTACTCTTGTGAGATgaaagatgatgtttttttgaGAGGTTTTGTGGGGTGTAATACGGTTTTTTTGGATACTACTTATTGTAATCCGAAATTTGTGTTTCCTTTACAAGAGGAGTCGGTTGATTATGTTGTTAGTGCGATTGAGAAGATAGGAGGAGAGGGGTTCAGTGGGGGTTTGGAGAAGAGGGTTCTGTTCCTCGTGGCTACTTATGTGGTGGGGAAAGAAAAGATTTTGATTGAGATTGCACGGAGGTGTAATAGGAAGGTCTATGTGGATGCCAGGAAAATGGAGGTTTTGAGGGTTTTGGGGTGCGGGGAGAGTGGGGTGTTTACAGAGGATGAGAATGAGAGTGATGTGCATGTTGTTGGCTGGAATGTCTTGGGGGAAACTTGGCCTTATTTTCGGCCGAATTTtgtgaaaatgaaggaaatTATGGTGGAAAGAGGTTACAATAAGGTTGTGGGGTTTGTGCCAACTGGGTGGACATACGAAGTGAAACGTAATAAGTTTGCAGTGAGATCAAAGGATTCATGTGAGATTCATCTTGTGCCATATAGTGAGCATTCAAATTACAATGAACTCAGGGAGTATGTGAAGTTTTTGAGACCTAAACGTGTCATTCCTACTGTTGGTGTGGATGTTGAAAAACTCGATAGTAAACATGCTGCTAAAATGCAGAAGCATTTTGCTGGGTTAGTTGACGAGATGGCTAATAAGAAGgaatttttaatgggttttctTCGTGGGTCGTCTGAGAATGATAAGAAGGTTGAAATGGATGCTGTCTCAGGCTTGAACGAGGGGCTGGCGCAGGAGAAAGAGTTAGTGGAGTCAGTTGAAATGAAAGCCCATGAGAATAATGACACTGTTGCTTGTCTCAACTCCTCATCTATACTGCAAGAATCTCCTACACACAATTTAAGCATGCTAAATGATGAGGAAAGAGATAAACTCGTTCATGAATTGAGTGATTGTTTGCCCACATGGGTTACCCGAGACCAAATGTTAGATTTAATCAGCACTCATGGGAGGAATATTGTTGAAGCAGTTTCTAGCTTTTATGAACGTGAAATGGAATTCCATGATCAAGTAATTTCTTGTAGAGTAACTGTTTCTTCATCTGAGACAGTTCCATTATATGACTCTGAATCACCTTCAAAACCAGCTTCTATTAATACTGATAGTCGAAGTATGGGTTTTCTGTCAGGTCAAAACTACAAGTCACCTAGCAAGAATCCTAAACTAAAGGGTGGTAATTCTCCTGGAAAAAGGAAGAGGAGCGTTGGCAATAAGCCTGGCAagaaatcaaaaattaattcaaagctGGAATCTGGCTTGTCGAAGCAATCCACCATTACTAAGTTTTTCAATAAAGTTTTGCCTGATGCTTCTCAAGTTAGTGTGGTTGCATCTATATCTGAGCAATGCCCTGGAGATGAAAATTTGTTGCAAAATGATGATGTTACAGAGTCATACAGGGAGGAGGTAGATCAGTTTATTCAGATAATTGATGGCAATGAGTCAACAAGAAGTTATGCTGCCACCATCCTCAAGAAGACAGAAGGAGATATTAACAAGGCTCTGGACATGCATTATGGTGATCCCATGGGTAACCTTGGCAAGAGTATAGAGGCTTTGGTGGTTTCTGGCAATATGGTTGAGCGCCAGTGCGAAACTGGCTCCTCTTCTGCCAGGGAGAAAGAATTGTTTGGAGAAATAGAAAATATGGTTGATCTATCCGTTCAGggatcattaataaaaaacgTGGATGCAACTCTTGTATCACTACCAACAGAAAAATATAATCCCATAGAGCATggtttgtctcttcacttttgAAGTTGATTAACTTACTGGTATTCTCACATTCTCTCTATGTTGCATTAAGTTCTGAAGTTACGCAGCATGCTGGAATGGTGGACAACCTGCACCATATATCCATCTTGCACGTGCTTTTGACCTGGTCGAGGCAGAAAAAGGAAAGATCAAAGTTACTTCGTTATTGTGCAATATGTTTAGAAGGTTTCCTCATAGGCTAccctttttctttattcataaaattaaggGATGCGTTATGGTAATACTTAGCTCAGCGGGAAGTGTCGCTTGCAATTTTTGTGTCATGCAGTTTGCTGGCATTGTCTCCTGAGGATGTGCTGCCTGCTGCCTATCTGTGCACAAATAAGATTGCTGCTGACCATGAAAATGTGGTTAGTGGTCttctttcttgaattttgtgtttgcttttatCAGTCATGGGATTTAATTACATTCCATCCTCTTTAGGTCTTGCAATTATTCCCATAACTTGTGGAACATTTTATTTCTGGCATTGAATGATCTCCAGATTATGAATTTCACATATATGTTTTCTGGGTCAAATATTTGGAATATTCATATGCTATGTAATAGCATTATATTCATGTTCTATTTGCTAGGAGATATGGACATGTTTCTTCTCTTCTGAGAATGAGATATGGACTTACTTGCTCACATATGGTTTAATAGTATGAACTTTTTATGTTTTCGTAATTGAGCTAGCATCAGTAATTCTTTTTTCACCATGTGTTTCTCAGTTGCCTATAATTCAACTGAATCTTGGTCCAGTCCAAAAGCTAAGCCTTGGTCTTAAAGTAGTTGGGTTCAGTTGCATGGATCCATTTTTCCCCATTCTTTTGTCAGGGCTAAACCAAACCTTCTgtaattaataaatctttttatcaCTTGGCTCACGTCTTGCTTCATTTAATTCTCCTACCTCTCATATGCTCTGCTTCCCAGTTGCATGTTTTTACTGAAATGCAATTGGAGATGCTTTATAACTCCAGGGTTGAGGGCTTGgtgattttctctgaaatagaagaaagaaagatgtaCCAATGAGCCTCGAATTTTTCAGGAACTAAACATAGGTGGAACCTTGGTTACATCGGCTTTGGAAGAGGCATGTGGAACAAAGCGGTCTAAAATAAGGGAAATGTACAATAGTATGGGGGATCTtggtaggaaaaaaaatccctcAATCTTTGAtctattatgaatttttttattagttttattttcctGCTAGTTTTTTTCCATTCAGTATGGCCTGATGAACAAATATATTGTTTGTGGTTAAAGGTGACGTTGCTCAAGTATGCCGACAAACACAGACATTACtggctcctcctcctccccttCTTATTAAAGATGTATTTTCTGCGCTGCAGAAGATAAGGTATGGCCAGTGTTTGTGATTTAAGATAGAACTGCAACTTTAATGGGATTGTTGGGATGGCTATGAGGATTGTTTTCTGATGTCCTAATTGAACATGTCCGGGATATGTTTTCTGGTGATGACACTCATTAACAGAAGTGAACTCAGCTTTAGGAGGCAAGAATCAGGCAAATTTCTTACTAGTAAAGgtctttttttgttgataaattttgaGGGGACTGTTAAAGCTTTAATGGGCTCAGGCAGTCAAGTATCATCtttacttttttctctctcttttgtgaTATTGTAGCAGATATCACTAGACAATCTACTGGTGCAAAGTCATAGAAGGAGATCATTACCAATTCCAAATAagattgcaaaaacaaaatttttctgTGGATTCTAGTGGCTGCTGGATGAAGGATTGCATCCTTAATGATCTATTGTTCTGATCCATGCTGGAATTGCCTAGAAGTTGAACAATCTTACACTGGAAGTAACTGATTATGTTTGCAGCTTCTTTGTCTAAaagttagaaattaaataatcgCACAATTATGTTTACttcttctaattttaaattCCTAGATGATTAGAGTAATATGAAAAAGAGTGTGATGATCCATATATATCTAACCTATCACATAGTTTACAGGGAAGCTCATTGTCACGCAAGTCATTAGCTTCATTCACATTTTTCTCATGTAAGATTCTCCAGTGTACAAACAG
The DNA window shown above is from Populus trichocarpa isolate Nisqually-1 chromosome 4, P.trichocarpa_v4.1, whole genome shotgun sequence and carries:
- the LOC7477456 gene encoding DNA ligase 6 isoform X3, translating into MAFQSDHQTPQSINSQTLYYKSLTSLSLQIPPTPSSFLPLPPSLPPSKLIPKTRFLIDGFRFSSPSITAYFLSHFHSDHYTGLSSHWSQGIIFCSPITTSLVTSILNVPECFVFSLPLNRAVDIDGVEVSLVDANHCPGAVQFLLKVPICKNLDNFELYVHTGDFRYSCEMKDDVFLRGFVGCNTVFLDTTYCNPKFVFPLQEESVDYVVSAIEKIGGEGFSGGLEKRVLFLVATYVVGKEKILIEIARRCNRKVYVDARKMEVLRVLGCGESGVFTEDENESDVHVVGWNVLGETWPYFRPNFVKMKEIMVERGYNKVVGFVPTGWTYEVKRNKFAVRSKDSCEIHLVPYSEHSNYNELREYVKFLRPKRVIPTVGVDVEKLDSKHAAKMQKHFAGLVDEMANKKEFLMGFLRGSSENDKKVEMDAVSGLNEGLAQEKELVESVEMKAHENNDTVACLNSSSILQESPTHNLSMLNDEERDKLVHELSDCLPTWVTRDQMLDLISTHGRNIVEAVSSFYEREMEFHDQVISCRVTVSSSETVPLYDSESPSKPASINTDSRSMGFLSGQNYKSPSKNPKLKGGNSPGKRKRSVGNKPGKKSKINSKLESGLSKQSTITKFFNKVLPDASQVSVVASISEQCPGDENLLQNDDVTESYREEVDQFIQIIDGNESTRSYAATILKKTEGDINKALDMHYGDPMGNLGKSIEALVVSGNMVERQCETGSSSAREKELFGEIENMVDLSVQGSLIKNVDATLVSLPTEKYNPIEHACWNGGQPAPYIHLARAFDLVEAEKGKIKVTSLLCNMFRSLLALSPEDVLPAAYLCTNKIAADHENVELNIGGTLVTSALEEACGTKRSKIREMYNSMGDLGDVAQVCRQTQTLLAPPPPLLIKDVFSALQKIREKEMKFIVRTLVRNLRIGAMMRTILPALAQAVALNSFSSDECKAENVKEKLQYISTAVVEAYNILPTLDLVVPSLINEGVGFSSSTLSMVAGIPLKPMLAKITNGVAQVLKLFENKAFTCEYKKPSGHINVCQLAFYAYNSGDSGYDGQRAQIHKMPNGTVRIYSRNGDETTSRFPDLIKIIEESCKPAAATLIVDAEVVAVDRKNGCKLMSFQELSSRERGSKDSSIAVNKIKVDICVFVFDIMFANGEQLLELPLRQRRQYLKDLFCDERLGCFEYAKEMTVEAQDACLTNDATLTKMKSFLEDALRSSCEGIMVKSLDIDAGYCPSKRTDAWLKVKKDYVEGLNDSLDLVPIGAWHGNGRKAGWYSPFLMACYNPETEEFQSVCRVMSGFSDAFYIEMKEFFSGDRILAKKPPYYRTVEAPDMWFSPEVVWEIRGADFTISPVHQAAVGLVHQSRGISIRFPRFIHSISDRNPEECSTAADIAEMFNSQTRKMDVTAER
- the LOC7477456 gene encoding DNA ligase 6 isoform X2; translated protein: MAFQSDHQTPQSINSQTLYYKSLTSLSLQIPPTPSSFLPLPPSLPPSKLIPKTRFLIDGFRFSSPSITAYFLSHFHSDHYTGLSSHWSQGIIFCSPITTSLVTSILNVPECFVFSLPLNRAVDIDGVEVSLVDANHCPGAVQFLLKVPICKNLDNFELYVHTGDFRYSCEMKDDVFLRGFVGCNTVFLDTTYCNPKFVFPLQEESVDYVVSAIEKIGGEGFSGGLEKRVLFLVATYVVGKEKILIEIARRCNRKVYVDARKMEVLRVLGCGESGVFTEDENESDVHVVGWNVLGETWPYFRPNFVKMKEIMVERGYNKVVGFVPTGWTYEVKRNKFAVRSKDSCEIHLVPYSEHSNYNELREYVKFLRPKRVIPTVGVDVEKLDSKHAAKMQKHFAGLVDEMANKKEFLMGFLRGSSENDKKVEMDAVSGLNEGLAQEKELVESVEMKAHENNDTVACLNSSSILQESPTHNLSMLNDEERDKLVHELSDCLPTWVTRDQMLDLISTHGRNIVEAVSSFYEREMEFHDQVISCRVTVSSSETVPLYDSESPSKPASINTDSRSMGFLSGQNYKSPSKNPKLKGGNSPGKRKRSVGNKPGKKSKINSKLESGLSKQSTITKFFNKVLPDASQVSVVASISEQCPGDENLLQNDDVTESYREEVDQFIQIIDGNESTRSYAATILKKTEGDINKALDMHYGDPMGNLGKSIEALVVSGNMVERQCETGSSSAREKELFGEIENMVDLSVQGSLIKNVDATLVSLPTEKYNPIEHACWNGGQPAPYIHLARAFDLVEAEKGKIKVTSLLCNMFRSLLALSPEDVLPAAYLCTNKIAADHENVELNIGGTLVTSALEEACGTKRSKIREMYNSMGDLGDVAQVCRQTQTLLAPPPPLLIKDVFSALQKISVQTGSGSTGRKKSLIVNLMRSCREKEMKFIVRTLVRNLRIGAMMRTILPALAQAVALNSFSSDECKAENVKEKLQYISTAVVEAYNILPTLDLVVPSLINEGVGFSSSTLSMVAGIPLKPMLAKITNGVAQVLKLFENKAFTCEYKYDGQRAQIHKMPNGTVRIYSRNGDETTSRFPDLIKIIEESCKPAAATLIVDAEVVAVDRKNGCKLMSFQELSSRERGSKDSSIAVNKIKVDICVFVFDIMFANGEQLLELPLRQRRQYLKDLFCDERLGCFEYAKEMTVEAQDACLTNDATLTKMKSFLEDALRSSCEGIMVKSLDIDAGYCPSKRTDAWLKVKKDYVEGLNDSLDLVPIGAWHGNGRKAGWYSPFLMACYNPETEEFQSVCRVMSGFSDAFYIEMKEFFSGDRILAKKPPYYRTVEAPDMWFSPEVVWEIRGADFTISPVHQAAVGLVHQSRGISIRFPRFIHSISDRNPEECSTAADIAEMFNSQTRKMDVTAER
- the LOC7477456 gene encoding DNA ligase 6 isoform X5, which encodes MAFQSDHQTPQSINSQTLYYKSLTSLSLQIPPTPSSFLPLPPSLPPSKLIPKTRFLIDGFRFSSPSITAYFLSHFHSDHYTGLSSHWSQGIIFCSPITTSLVTSILNVPECFVFSLPLNRAVDIDGVEVSLVDANHCPGAVQFLLKVPICKNLDNFELYVHTGDFRYSCEMKDDVFLRGFVGCNTVFLDTTYCNPKFVFPLQEESVDYVVSAIEKIGGEGFSGGLEKRVLFLVATYVVGKEKILIEIARRCNRKVYVDARKMEVLRVLGCGESGVFTEDENESDVHVVGWNVLGETWPYFRPNFVKMKEIMVERGYNKVVGFVPTGWTYEVKRNKFAVRSKDSCEIHLVPYSEHSNYNELREYVKFLRPKRVIPTVGVDVEKLDSKHAAKMQKHFAGLVDEMANKKEFLMGFLRGSSENDKKVEMDAVSGLNEGLAQEKELVESVEMKAHENNDTVACLNSSSILQESPTHNLSMLNDEERDKLVHELSDCLPTWVTRDQMLDLISTHGRNIVEAVSSFYEREMEFHDQVISCRVTVSSSETVPLYDSESPSKPASINTDSRSMGFLSGQNYKSPSKNPKLKGGNSPGKRKRSVGNKPGKKSKINSKLESGLSKQSTITKFFNKVLPDASQVSVVASISEQCPGDENLLQNDDVTESYREEVDQFIQIIDGNESTRSYAATILKKTEGDINKALDMHYGDPMGNLGKSIEALVVSGNMVERQCETGSSSAREKELFGEIENMVDLSVQGSLIKNVDATLVSLPTEKYNPIEHACWNGGQPAPYIHLARAFDLVEAEKGKIKVTSLLCNMFRSLLALSPEDVLPAAYLCTNKIAADHENVELNIGGTLVTSALEEACGTKRSKIREMYNSMGDLGDVAQVCRQTQTLLAPPPPLLIKDVFSALQKISVQTGSGSTGRKKSLIVNLMRSCREKEMKFIVRTLVRNLRIGAMMRTILPALAQAVALNSFSSDECKAENVKEKLQYISTAVVEAYNILPTLDLVVPSLINEGVGFSSSTLSMVAGIPLKPMLAKITNGVAQVLKLFENKAFTCEYKKPSGHINVCQLAFYAYNSGDSGYDGQRAQIHKMPNGTVRIYSRNGDETTSRFPDLIKIIEESCKPAAATLIVDAEVVAVDRKNGCKLMSFQELSSRERGSKDSSIAVNKIKAVGASSPPKATILERLVL
- the LOC7477456 gene encoding DNA ligase 6 isoform X4 codes for the protein MAFQSDHQTPQSINSQTLYYKSLTSLSLQIPPTPSSFLPLPPSLPPSKLIPKTRFLIDGFRFSSPSITAYFLSHFHSDHYTGLSSHWSQGIIFCSPITTSLVTSILNVPECFVFSLPLNRAVDIDGVEVSLVDANHCPGAVQFLLKVPICKNLDNFELYVHTGDFRYSCEMKDDVFLRGFVGCNTVFLDTTYCNPKFVFPLQEESVDYVVSAIEKIGGEGFSGGLEKRVLFLVATYVVGKEKILIEIARRCNRKVYVDARKMEVLRVLGCGESGVFTEDENESDVHVVGWNVLGETWPYFRPNFVKMKEIMVERGYNKVVGFVPTGWTYEVKRNKFAVRSKDSCEIHLVPYSEHSNYNELREYVKFLRPKRVIPTVGVDVEKLDSKHAAKMQKHFAGLVDEMANKKEFLMGFLRGSSENDKKVEMDAVSGLNEGLAQEKELVESVEMKAHENNDTVACLNSSSILQESPTHNLSMLNDEERDKLVHELSDCLPTWVTRDQMLDLISTHGRNIVEAVSSFYEREMEFHDQVISCRVTVSSSETVPLYDSESPSKPASINTDSRSMGFLSGQNYKSPSKNPKLKGGNSPGKRKRSVGNKPGKKSKINSKLESGLSKQSTITKFFNKVLPDASQVSVVASISEQCPGDENLLQNDDVTESYREEVDQFIQIIDGNESTRSYAATILKKTEGDINKALDMHYGDPMGNLGKSIEALVVSGNMVERQCETGSSSAREKELFGEIENMVDLSVQGSLIKNVDATLVSLPTEKYNPIEHACWNGGQPAPYIHLARAFDLVEAEKGKIKVTSLLCNMFRSLLALSPEDVLPAAYLCTNKIAADHENVELNIGGTLVTSALEEACGTKRSKIREMYNSMGDLGDVAQVCRQTQTLLAPPPPLLIKDVFSALQKISVQTGSGSTGRKKSLIVNLMRSCREKEMKFIVRTLVRNLRIGAMMRTILPALAQAVALNSFSSDECKAENVKEKLQYISTAVVEAYNILPTLDLVVPSLINEGVGFSSSTLSMVAGIPLKPMLAKITNGVAQVLKLFENKAFTCEYKKPSGHINVCQLAFYAYNSGDSGYDGQRAQIHKMPNGTVRIYSRNGDETTSRFPDLIKIIEESCKPAAATLIVDAEVVAVDRKNGCKLMSFQELSSRERGSKDSSIAVNKIKVDICVFVFDIMFANGEQLLELPLRQRRQYLKDLFCDERLGCFEYAKEMTVEAQDACLTNDATLTKMKSFLEDALRSSCEGIMVKSLDIDAGYCPSKRTDAWLKVKKDYVEGLNDSLDLVPIGAWHGNGRKAGWYSPFLMACYNPETEEFQSVCRVMSGFSDAFYIEAAVGLVHQSRGISIRFPRFIHSISDRNPEECSTAADIAEMFNSQTRKMDVTAER
- the LOC7477456 gene encoding DNA ligase 6 isoform X1 codes for the protein MAFQSDHQTPQSINSQTLYYKSLTSLSLQIPPTPSSFLPLPPSLPPSKLIPKTRFLIDGFRFSSPSITAYFLSHFHSDHYTGLSSHWSQGIIFCSPITTSLVTSILNVPECFVFSLPLNRAVDIDGVEVSLVDANHCPGAVQFLLKVPICKNLDNFELYVHTGDFRYSCEMKDDVFLRGFVGCNTVFLDTTYCNPKFVFPLQEESVDYVVSAIEKIGGEGFSGGLEKRVLFLVATYVVGKEKILIEIARRCNRKVYVDARKMEVLRVLGCGESGVFTEDENESDVHVVGWNVLGETWPYFRPNFVKMKEIMVERGYNKVVGFVPTGWTYEVKRNKFAVRSKDSCEIHLVPYSEHSNYNELREYVKFLRPKRVIPTVGVDVEKLDSKHAAKMQKHFAGLVDEMANKKEFLMGFLRGSSENDKKVEMDAVSGLNEGLAQEKELVESVEMKAHENNDTVACLNSSSILQESPTHNLSMLNDEERDKLVHELSDCLPTWVTRDQMLDLISTHGRNIVEAVSSFYEREMEFHDQVISCRVTVSSSETVPLYDSESPSKPASINTDSRSMGFLSGQNYKSPSKNPKLKGGNSPGKRKRSVGNKPGKKSKINSKLESGLSKQSTITKFFNKVLPDASQVSVVASISEQCPGDENLLQNDDVTESYREEVDQFIQIIDGNESTRSYAATILKKTEGDINKALDMHYGDPMGNLGKSIEALVVSGNMVERQCETGSSSAREKELFGEIENMVDLSVQGSLIKNVDATLVSLPTEKYNPIEHACWNGGQPAPYIHLARAFDLVEAEKGKIKVTSLLCNMFRSLLALSPEDVLPAAYLCTNKIAADHENVELNIGGTLVTSALEEACGTKRSKIREMYNSMGDLGDVAQVCRQTQTLLAPPPPLLIKDVFSALQKISVQTGSGSTGRKKSLIVNLMRSCREKEMKFIVRTLVRNLRIGAMMRTILPALAQAVALNSFSSDECKAENVKEKLQYISTAVVEAYNILPTLDLVVPSLINEGVGFSSSTLSMVAGIPLKPMLAKITNGVAQVLKLFENKAFTCEYKKPSGHINVCQLAFYAYNSGDSGYDGQRAQIHKMPNGTVRIYSRNGDETTSRFPDLIKIIEESCKPAAATLIVDAEVVAVDRKNGCKLMSFQELSSRERGSKDSSIAVNKIKVDICVFVFDIMFANGEQLLELPLRQRRQYLKDLFCDERLGCFEYAKEMTVEAQDACLTNDATLTKMKSFLEDALRSSCEGIMVKSLDIDAGYCPSKRTDAWLKVKKDYVEGLNDSLDLVPIGAWHGNGRKAGWYSPFLMACYNPETEEFQSVCRVMSGFSDAFYIEMKEFFSGDRILAKKPPYYRTVEAPDMWFSPEVVWEIRGADFTISPVHQAAVGLVHQSRGISIRFPRFIHSISDRNPEECSTAADIAEMFNSQTRKMDVTAER